A single region of the Brachypodium distachyon strain Bd21 chromosome 3, Brachypodium_distachyon_v3.0, whole genome shotgun sequence genome encodes:
- the LOC100837273 gene encoding alanine--tRNA ligase yields the protein MLARACRVLFLPKPPARVLPAAAIHLSSFAAATARPPMEASPEWPARRVRETFIQYYESKSHTRWPSSPVVPVDDPTLLFANAGMNQFKPVFLGTAAPDSQLGRLSRACNTQKCIRAGGKHNDLDDVGKDTYHHTFFEMLGNWSFGDYFKEEAIGYAWELLTQVYKLPTDRIYATYFGGDEKAGLAPDIESKNIWLKYLPKEKVLPFGCKDNFWEMGDTGPCGPCTEIHFDRIGNRDAASLVNNDDPTCIEIWNLVFIQFNREADGALRTLPAKHVDTGMGFERLTSILQNKMSNYDTDVFMPLFDAIHQLAGVGIQPYSGKVGTDDVGKVDMAYRVVADHIRTLSFAIADGSQPGNEGREYVLRRILRRAVHFGHQKLMAKQGFFSSLVHVFVRVMGDVFPELKENEKKIKDIIKDEEESFENTLAKGYEKFKKAADAVKENGGAVLSGQDAFILWDTYGYPIDLTEVMAVDYGLTVDMEGFTLSMEEARQKARNARFKAGGKSIVLDANATAQLRNQGLASTDDSPKFQHKEHHSVVKAIYTGSEFIDTASGAEDFGLVLESTSFYAEQGGQIYDTGSIEGLSGSFTVSNVQVFAGYVLHIGSFMEGSDTKALSVGDEVRCKVDYNRRTLIAPNHTCTHMLNFALREVLGDHIDQKGSIVLPEKLRFDFSHGKPVQPEDLRKIEFIVNQQIKEELEVSAREIKLADAKRINGLRAVFGEIYPDPVRVVSIGRKVEDLLANPESKEWLSISTELCGGTHISNTRDAAAFALVSEEGIAKGVRRITAVTAECAFEAMKLASSIDADIDEASKLEGAILEKKIASIKNTLDAASIPAARKADLRGKVTKLEDQLRKAKKKMGDENIQKAVKTAIDAAEAALSDGKPFCVAHVDVGLDTTAVREAVVKAMNRFKSLPIMLFSSDEASNKAVIYAGVPPDAPDGFKVLDWLTPSIAPLKGRGGGGKNGLAQGQGSDASQLKEAMELATQIASMKLN from the exons ATGCTCGCGCGCGCGTGCCGGGTGCTCTTCCTCCCCAAGCCCCCCGCTAGGGTTttgcctgccgccgccatccaccTCTCCTctttcgccgccgccactgcccGACCGCCGATGGAGGCGTCGCCTGAGTGGCCTGCTCGGCGGGTCCGGGAAACTTTCATCCAGTACTACGAGTCTAAGTCGCACACGCGATGGCCGTCGAGCCCCGTGGTCCCCGTCGACGACCCCACGCTGCTGTTCGCCAACGCCGGAATGAACCAGTTCAAGCCGGTGTTTCTCGGCACTGCCGCCCCGGACTCGCAGCTTGGCCGCCTGAGCCGCGCCTGCAACACCCAGAAGTGCATccgcgccggcggcaagcacaacgATCTCGATGACGTGGGGAAGGACACCTACCACCACACCTTTTTCGAGATGCTCGGGAACTGGTCCTTCGGAGACTACttcaaggaggaggccatcGGGTATGCATGGGAGCTCCTCACCCAG GTGTACAAATTGCCTACTGATAGAATTTACGCAACGTACTTTGGTGGTGATGAGAAAGCTGGCCTTGCTCCTGATATTGAGTCGAAGAATATATGGTTAAAATATCTACCGAAAGAAAAAGTTCTTCCTTTTGGCTGCAAG GATAACTTCTGGGAGATGGGCGACACTGGTCCTTGTGGCCCATGCACGGAGATTCATTTTGATCGCATTGGTAACCGTGATGCAGCTTCATTAGTGAATAATGATGACCCTACATGTATTGAGATATGGAATCTTGTGTTCATTCAG TTCAATAGGGAAGCTGATGGTGCTTTGAGAACCTTGCCAGCAAAACATGTTGACACAGGAATGGGCTTCGAGCGTTTAACTTCCATCCTTCAGAATAAAATGAGCAATTACGATACAGATGTATTCATGCCGTTATTTGATGCCATCCACCAA TTGGCTGGTGTTGGAATTCAACCATACTCTGGTAAAGTAGGCACTGATGATGTTGGGAAAGTTGATATGGCGTATAGAGTTGTTGCCGATCACataagaaccctttcttttgCTATCGCTGATGGTTCTCAACCTG GCAACGAGGGAAGAGAATATGTTCTAAGGCGTATACTCAGACGGGCTGTTCACTTTGGTCATCAAAAATTGATGGCGAAGCAAGGATTTTTTAGCTC CCTTGTACATGTTTTTGTCCGCGTGATGGGTGATGTATTTCCTGAGCTGAAGGAGAATGAAAAGAAGATAAAAGATATTATCAAAGATGAAGAGGAAAGCTTCGAGAACACTCTAGCAAAG GGGTATGAGAAATTTAAGAAAGCTGCAGATGCTGTCAAGGAGAATGGCGGGGCAGTACTTAGTGGTCAG GATGCATTTATTCTGTGGGACACCTATGGTTATCCAATTGATTTGACTGAG GTCATGGCAGTTGACTATGGGCTGACTGTTGATATGGAGGGTTTTACTCTTTCTATGGAGGAAGCGAGGCAAAAGGCTCGTAATGCTCGCTTCAAG gcTGGGGGTAAATCTATTGTACTGGATGCTAATGCTACAGCACAGCTGCGCAATCAGGGGCTTGCCAGCACAGATGATAGCCCAAAGTTCCAACACAAG gagcatcacagtgtggtGAAGGCTATCTATACTGGCTCAGAGTTCATAGACACTGCATCTGGTGCTGAGGACTTTGGTCTTGTGTTAGAAAGCACAAGTTTCTATGCGGAACAGGGTGGTCAG ATATATGACACTGGGAGTATTGAGGGGTTATCTGGATCTTTCACCGTGAGCAATGTTCAAGTGTTTGCTGGCTATGTCTTGCATATTGGTTCATTTATGGAAGGGTCTGACACTAAGGCTTTGTCTGTTGGTGATGAAGTGAGATGCAAG GTTGATTATAATCGGCGCACTCTCATTGCTCCGAACCATACCTGTACCCATATGCTGAACTTTGCCCTAAGG GAAGTACTTGGTGACCATATTGACCAGAAAGGTTCCATTGTTCTTCCTGAGAAGCTGAGATTTGATTTCTCCCATG GGAAACCTGTTCAGCCTGAAGATTTGAGAAAAATTGAGTTCATAGTGAACCAACAAATAAAGGAGGAGTTGGAAGTATCTGCACGAGAAATAAAATTAGCTGATGCGAAGCGCATAAATGGTCTACGTGCTGTGTTTGGTGAA ATCTACCCTGATCCAGTAAGAGTTGTATCGATTGGTCGCAAAGTTGAAGATTTGCTTGCAAACCCTGAAAGCAAAGAATGGTTATCCATATCAACAGAGCTGTGTGGAG GTACACACATTTCAAACACAAGAGATGCCGCGGCATTTGCTCTTGTATCTGAGGAGGGTATTGCCAAAGGTGTTCGCAGGATCACAGCTGTCACTGCTGAATGTGCCTTTGAGGCTATGAAGTTGGCATCATCTATTGATGCTGATATTGATGAAGCATCTAAATTGGAGGGAGCCATATTAGAAAAG aaaaTTGCTTCCATCAAGAATACGCTGGATGCAGCTTCTATCCCAGCTGCAAGAAAAGCTGATCTAAGAGGAAAGGTCACAAAGTTAGAG GATCAACTAAGAAAGGCCAAGAAGAAAATGGGTGATGAAAATATCCAAAAGGCTGTGAAGACCGCGATCGATGCTGCAGAAGCTGCTCTTTCTGATGGAAAGCCCTTTTGCGTTGCTCATGTTGATGTGGGTCTTGATACCACTGCTGTCCGGGAAGCGGTAGTCAAAGCCATGAACCGTTTCAAG AGTTTGCCAATAATGCTATTCAGCTCAGATGAAGCATCGAACAAGGCTGTTATTTATGCTGGTGTACCTCCTGATGCACCCGATGGCTTCAAAGTTTTGGACTGGCTTACACCTTCAATTGCACCACTCAAGGGaagaggtggcggtggcaagAATGGCCTTGCCCAAGGCCAG GGAAGTGATGCTTCTCAGCTCAAGGAGGCCATGGAGCTTGCTACCCAGATAGCTTCCATGAAGCTGAACTGA